The Microbacterium limosum genome contains a region encoding:
- the atpA gene encoding F0F1 ATP synthase subunit alpha, whose product MAELSISPDVIRDALKEFVAAYEPTGAAATEVGTVVDAADGIAHVEGLPGVMANELVTFADGTQGLAQNLDEHEIGVVVLGEFSGIEAGQEVTRTGEVLSVGVGDGYLGRVVDPLGNPIDGLGAIEIEGRRALELQAPGVMQRKSVHEPMQTGIKAIDAMIPVGRGQRQLIIGDRQTGKTAIAIDTIINQKDNWASGDPEKQVRCIYVAIGQKGSTIASVKGALEDAGAMEYTTIVAAPASDPAGFKYLAPYTGSAIGQHWMYGGKHVLIIFDDLSKQAEAYRAVSLLLRRPPGREAYPGDVFYLHSRLLERCAKLSDELGAGSMTGLPIIETKANDVSAYIPTNVISITDGQIFLQSDLFNANQRPAVDVGISVSRVGGDAQVKSIKKVSGTLKLELAQYRSLEAFAMFASDLDAASRRQLARGARLTELLKQPQYSPYPVEEQVVSIWAGTNGKLDDVAVEDVLRFERELLDHLRRHTQILDTLRTTNVLDDDTVAELEKQVDAFALEFQAGEGQSLVAPGREDVHAADAEDIHQERIVKGRRG is encoded by the coding sequence ATGGCAGAACTATCGATCAGCCCCGACGTCATCCGTGACGCGCTGAAGGAATTCGTCGCGGCGTACGAGCCGACCGGCGCGGCAGCGACCGAGGTCGGCACCGTCGTGGACGCGGCCGACGGGATCGCCCACGTCGAGGGACTGCCCGGCGTCATGGCGAACGAGCTCGTCACCTTCGCGGACGGCACGCAGGGCCTCGCCCAGAACCTCGACGAGCACGAGATCGGCGTCGTCGTCCTCGGCGAGTTCTCGGGCATCGAGGCGGGGCAGGAAGTCACCCGCACCGGCGAGGTGCTCTCGGTGGGTGTCGGCGACGGCTATCTCGGCCGCGTCGTAGACCCGCTCGGCAACCCGATCGACGGTCTCGGCGCCATCGAGATCGAGGGGCGTCGTGCCCTCGAGCTGCAGGCGCCCGGCGTCATGCAGCGCAAGAGCGTGCACGAGCCGATGCAGACCGGCATCAAGGCCATCGACGCGATGATCCCGGTCGGCCGCGGTCAGCGGCAGCTGATCATCGGCGACCGCCAGACCGGCAAGACCGCGATCGCGATCGACACGATCATCAACCAGAAGGACAACTGGGCGTCGGGCGACCCCGAGAAGCAGGTGCGCTGCATCTACGTCGCCATCGGCCAGAAGGGCTCGACGATCGCCTCCGTGAAGGGTGCGCTCGAGGACGCCGGCGCGATGGAGTACACGACGATCGTCGCCGCTCCGGCATCCGACCCCGCGGGCTTCAAGTACCTCGCCCCCTACACCGGTTCGGCCATCGGCCAGCACTGGATGTACGGCGGCAAGCACGTCCTGATCATCTTCGACGACCTGTCGAAGCAGGCCGAGGCCTACCGTGCCGTGTCGCTGCTGCTGCGCCGCCCGCCGGGCCGCGAGGCATACCCCGGTGACGTCTTCTACCTGCACTCCCGTCTGCTGGAGCGCTGCGCGAAGCTCTCCGACGAACTGGGCGCCGGGTCGATGACGGGTCTGCCCATCATCGAGACCAAGGCGAACGACGTCTCGGCGTACATCCCGACCAACGTCATCTCGATCACGGACGGACAGATCTTCCTGCAGTCCGACCTCTTCAACGCCAACCAGCGCCCCGCGGTCGACGTGGGCATCTCCGTCTCGCGAGTCGGCGGCGACGCACAGGTCAAGTCGATCAAGAAGGTCTCGGGAACGCTCAAGCTCGAGCTCGCCCAGTACCGCTCGCTCGAGGCGTTCGCGATGTTCGCGAGCGACCTGGACGCGGCATCCCGTCGCCAGCTGGCGCGCGGTGCCCGCCTGACCGAGCTGCTCAAGCAGCCGCAGTACTCGCCGTACCCCGTCGAGGAGCAGGTCGTCTCGATCTGGGCAGGCACCAACGGCAAGCTCGACGACGTCGCCGTCGAGGACGTGCTGCGCTTCGAACGCGAGCTGCTCGACCACCTGCGTCGTCACACGCAGATCCTCGACACCCTGCGCACGACCAACGTCCTGGACGATGACACCGTCGCCGAGCTCGAGAAGCAGGTGGATGCCTTCGCGCTGGAG